The genome window ACGTCTTCACCCAGTGGTTCCCGTCCAACCCGTACCGCAGCCGACCGGGACCCGAGGTCCTGCGCACCCGGCTGTCGCCCGACGCGGCGCGGGCGGACGCCGAGCTGTGGATCCCGGTGGAGCGGACCGCGCTCTGAGCGCCGGCGCGCGGCGACTTCACGTCGTCGCGCGCCTGCCCCTCCTCCCGGTCCGCCGGTAGCGTGGAACGACATCGACCTGAGGTGGGGGCATGCGGGCGATCGTCGTGGGGGCGGGCATCGGGGGACTGGCCGCGACACTGAGTCTGCGGCGCGCCGGGTGCGAGGTGACCCTCGTCGAGCAGGCGCCACGGTTCACCGAGATCGGCGCGGGCATCCAGCTCGCGCCCAACGCCACCCGCGTCCTGCGCGGCCTCGGCCTGCTCGACGCGGTCGGCGCCCGGTCCGCCCGGCCGGCCCGGCTGAGCTTCCGCACCTGGTCCGACGGGAGCGAGATCTGCCACTACGCGCTGGGGCACGAGGCCGAGGACGCGTTCGGCGCGCCGTATCTCCAGGTCCACCGGGCCGATCTGCACGAGGTCCTGGCCGCCGCGGTGCCGCCCGGCTCGGTGCGGCTGAACACCGTGGTCGTGGGCATCGGGCAGGACGACGCGGGCGCGCGGGTGACCACGGACGGCGGGGAGACCCTGGAGGCGGACCTCGTCGTCGCCGCGGACGGAGTACGGTCTCCGGCCCGCCGCCGGCTGTTCGGCGCCGACGAGGCCCTGTACTCGGGGACCGCCGCCTACCGGGCCCTGCTGCCCGCCGACGAGGTCGCCGGCCTCGATCTTCCGGAGTACGGGCTCTGGCTCGGCCCGGGACGGCACTTCGTGCACTACTGGGTGCGGCGCCGGGAACTGCTCAACGTCGTCGGCGTCGTCGGGACCGCGACGGCACAGGAGTCGTGGACCGCCCGTGCGGAGCCGGGCGAACACCTGCGCGCGTTCGACGGATGGGACCCCCGGGTGCGCGCCCTCCTCGCCCGGACGGGGACGGTGCTCCGCTACGGCATCCACACCCGCGCCCCGCTCGACCGCTGGAACATCGGCCGCGTCACCCTGCTCGGCGACAGCGCCCACGCGATGGTGCCGTTCCACGCCCAGGGTGCCGCCCAGGCCCTGGTCGACGCGGCCGTCCTCGGCGACTGCCTCACGGGCGCGGCACCGGCCGACGTACCCGAGGCGCTGGAGCGGTACGTACGCCGACGGCTGGCCACCGCCACCCGGGTACAGGCCGGTTCGGCGCGGGCCGGCGAGGACTACCACCTCCCGGACGGGCCGGAGGCACACGCACGGAACGCCCGCCTGGCCGCGCGGGCGGCGGAGAACGGGTTCGGCCCGCACGCGTACGCGTGGGGGATCGACGCGGTGGAGGAGCGGGCGTCGTAGACCGACACCGGGGTGGTGAGCGGGTGCGCCCGCGTGGGTCGGCACGGCCTCGGGCCCCGCGTCCACCGGAGGGTGGGCGCGGGGCCGGGGTGCGGGCGTGGCGCGCTGTCCGTCAGACGGCCGCCGACGCCGCGTGCAGGTTCTTCGCCGCCAGGGCCAGCCCGTCCGTCCGGGAGTAGGCCGCGTCCTCGTGCTCGATGTTGACGGCCGTGTCCGGGTCGATCTCGGCGAGGGCGCGCAGGAACTCGGTCCGGAACGGGACGTCGTTGCCCTCACCGACGGCCACGAACTTCCACGCCGGGTTCTCGGGCCAGGCGTTGCACCAGAAGCCGTAACCGGTGGGGACCTTGCCGGGGTCGGAAGCCGGCACCCGGGTGAACGATGTGTCCAGGACACCCCGGATGTCCGCGCCGGGGCACAGCGTCGCGTCCTTCGCGGCGGCGTGGAACACCAGCGGCCCCAGCCACTTGACGGAGGCGCGATGTACACGTTGGCCGTCTGTGCCGAGATGGTCCACCGGGACCTGCCGATCGAGGAGCGGGCACGGGCGGATCCACGAGGCCGGGTTCGAGGTGGAGATCTGGGACTGGACGCGGCACGATCTCGACGCCCTGGCCCGTACACCGGCGCGGTTCTCCTCGATGACCGGCCACATCCGGGGCACCCTCACCGACGAGGACGGCGCGGCCGAACTGCCGCGCACCGCCGAGGAGTCGGTGACGGCGGCGGCCCGGCTGGGCTGCCCCCGGCTCAATCCGCACGGCACCGGACTGGACGGCGAGGGGCTGCCCGTGGTGCCGGTGGCGGGCGAGGCCGCGAACCCGCCCTGCACATGCGGGGTGTGGGCCGCGCTGCCCAGATAGCGGGTGTGCGCGCAGACGTTGCGCGAGCCGCGTACGCACTCGGGGCACACCCCGCAGGGCGTGGCCGGATGGATCGCGACGGCCGCGCCGACCGCCGGGGCGTCCGGCCCCTCCACCCCGTCCCCGAGGGCGGCGACATGGCCGACCACCTCATGGCCGAGCACCATCGGCTCGCTCACCGCGAAGTCGCCCACCCGGACCCGGTGGTAGTAGTGCAGATCGGAACCGCGGATCCCGCCGAGCGCGACGGCGACCGCGATCTCGCCGGGCGCGGGACCGTCGTACGGCCGCTCCTCGACCCGGAGGTCGCCGGCTCCGTGGACAACACACGCGTGCATGGGGGCTCCTTGAGAGGTCGGCCGGGATCGGCGGGTGTGGCTGGACGTGCCGGGCCGGGGGGTGGCGTCGGAAGCGGGAGTCCCGGGGTGTGCGGCACCGCCCGGCAGCGGGGTCCGCGCCGGGCCGCCCGCGAGGACGTCGAGGATGTTGTCGACCGCGAGGTCCACCATGGCGGCCCGGGTGGCCTCGGTGGCCGAGCCGACGTGGGGGAGCGCCACCACGTTGGGCTCGCCGACCAGCGGCGACAACTCGGCGCCCATCGGCTCGCGTTCGAAGACGTCCAGCCCGGCGGAGTGGATGGTCCCGTCGCGCACCGCCTTGAGCAGGGCGTCCTCGTCGACGACACCGCCGCGCGCGGTGTTGATCAGGGTGGCGGTCGGCTTCATGGCCGCCAGCTCGGCCGCGCCGATGAGATGACGGGTCTCGGGGGTCAGGGGGAGGTTGAGGGAGACCACGTCGGACTCGGCGAGCAGGGTGGGCAG of Streptomyces phaeolivaceus contains these proteins:
- a CDS encoding FAD-dependent monooxygenase, producing MRAIVVGAGIGGLAATLSLRRAGCEVTLVEQAPRFTEIGAGIQLAPNATRVLRGLGLLDAVGARSARPARLSFRTWSDGSEICHYALGHEAEDAFGAPYLQVHRADLHEVLAAAVPPGSVRLNTVVVGIGQDDAGARVTTDGGETLEADLVVAADGVRSPARRRLFGADEALYSGTAAYRALLPADEVAGLDLPEYGLWLGPGRHFVHYWVRRRELLNVVGVVGTATAQESWTARAEPGEHLRAFDGWDPRVRALLARTGTVLRYGIHTRAPLDRWNIGRVTLLGDSAHAMVPFHAQGAAQALVDAAVLGDCLTGAAPADVPEALERYVRRRLATATRVQAGSARAGEDYHLPDGPEAHARNARLAARAAENGFGPHAYAWGIDAVEERAS